A single Anabas testudineus chromosome 10, fAnaTes1.2, whole genome shotgun sequence DNA region contains:
- the zgc:110843 gene encoding CDGSH iron-sulfur domain-containing protein, producing the protein MSAATYAVPSSGFRLSKEHLAVAVPVAVIAAAGGFLVSHYLNRRSCKKGQVNTCVHKDSPKVVHSFDMEDIGTKAVYCRCWKSKKFPYCDGAHTKHNEETGDNVGPLIIKKKDA; encoded by the exons ATGTCAGCCGCGACGTACGCAGTACCCTCATCGGGTTTCAGATTATCTAAAG aGCATTTGGCGGTTGCAGTGCCCGTGGCCGTGATCGCAGCTGCTGGTGGTTTCCTTGTCAGCCATTACCTGAACAGAAGGAGCTGCAAAAAGGGCCAGGTGAACACGTGCGTCCACAAAGACAGTCCCAAAGTGGTCCACAGCTTCGACATGGAGGACATCGGCACCAAGGCGGTCTACTGCCGCTGCTGGAAGTCAAAAAAG TTCCCTTACTGCGACGGAGCCCACACCAAACACAACGAGGAAACCGGGGACAACGTCGGACCGCTCATCATCAAAAAGAAGGATGCTTAA
- the ube2d2 gene encoding ubiquitin-conjugating enzyme E2 D2 yields MALKRIHKELNDLARDPPAQCSAGPVGDDMFHWQATIMGPNDSPYQSGVFFLTIHFPTDYPFKPPKVAFTTRIYHPNINSNGSICLDILRSQWSPALTISKVLLSICSLLCDPNPDDPLVPEIARIYKTDREKYNKIAREWTQKYAM; encoded by the exons ATGGCTCTGAAAAGAATTCACAAG GAGTTGAATGACTTGGCACGGGATCCACCAGCCCAGTGTTCTGCAGGACCAGTAGGAGATGACA tgtttcactggCAAGCCACAATAATGGGACCT AATGACAGTCCTTACCAGAGCGGGGTTTTCTTCTTGACCATACACTTCCCCACAGACTACCCCTTCAAACCGCCAAAG GTTGCATTTACCACAAGAATCTACCACCCAAATATCAACAGCAACGGCAGCATTTGTCTTGACATCCTGCGATCACAGTGGTCTCCGGCTCTCACCATCTCCAAAG TCCTCCTGTCcatctgctctctgctgtgCGACCCAAACCCGGATGACCCATTAGTACCCGAGATCGCCCGCATCTACAAGACTGACAGGGAAAA GTACAACAAAATAGCTCGGGAATGGACACAAAAGTATGCAATGTAG